The Nicotiana tomentosiformis unplaced genomic scaffold, ASM39032v3 Un00249, whole genome shotgun sequence genome includes a region encoding these proteins:
- the LOC138903974 gene encoding uncharacterized protein, which yields MSERAPGTLPTDTERNPKEIVMVVTQISRQVLKDPTPIQNELNFEKESEKELKGDVDKKNKGPMKTEKKKEEKSRREEHDESKHISALPFPQKLSREKLDKQFERFLDVLKQVHVNLPFTEVLSQMPAYAKKLEQEIGKIRSAPISLQLADQTTLISEGIVEDVLVQVDKFVFPVDFIVVNMEGNKEVPLILGRPFLETGRANIRYT from the exons ATGTCGGAGAGAGCCCCAGGAACACTTCCcactgatactgagagaaatccaaAAGAAATAGTGATGGTTGTAACTCAGATAAGtcggcaagtgttgaaagatcccaccccgatccaaaatgAGTTGAACTTTGAAAAAGAAAGTGAGAAGGAGTTGAAGGGTGATGTGGATAAAAAGAATAAAGGCCCGATGAAAactgagaaaaagaaagaagaaaaatcaagaagggaggaacatgatgagagcAAGCATATATCTGCACTGCCTTTTCCCCAAAAGTTGAGTCgagaaaagttggacaagcagtttgagagatttctagatgtgctgaaacaggttcatgtaaacctaccattcacagaagtgctctcacaaatgccggcTTATGCCAA gaaactaGAGCAGGAGATTGGaaagataaggtctgcaccaatatctttgcaacTAGCAGATCAAACGACTCTAATATCCGAGGGAATagttgaagatgtcttagttcaggtagataagtttgtatttcctgtggatTTCATAGTTGTTAATATGGAAgggaacaaggaggtccccctcatcctaggaagaccattcctaGAAACGGGTAGAGcaaatattagatatacatga